GCGCCGTACTTCACCTTCGACGACCCGCGCTCGGGCCGGATCACCGGCAGCGTGACGGCGATCGACGTATCGACCGGCGTGGTCGTGCGCAAGTGGGAGACCGAGTTCCCGATGCTGGGCGGCATTCTGTCGACAGCCGGCGGCTTGGTGTTCACCGGCACGGCTGATGGTGCCGTGGTCGCGCTCGACGACACCACGCTCGAGGAGCTGTGGCGCTTCGAGACCGGCTCGTCGATCAACGCACCGCCAATGACGTACGAGGCTGACGGCAAGCAGTACATTGCCATTCAGGTCGGCCTGGGCGGCGCCTGGCCGCAGTGGTTCACCGACTCGACACCCGAGTTGAAAGCCGCTGTGCCGAGCAACGTCCTGTACGTGTTCGCGCTCTAAACGGCGTATTTCGATGCGGGCCGGCCGCTTGCGGCCGGCCCGCACTTTGTTTCTCCGGGCGCGACTGGTCGCTCCAGCCCCCGGCGGTGACGCGTCTCAGAAATTGATCTGAAAAGCTAAGCGTCCCACAGAAGCGTCTTACACAGGCCGGGCTCCGCCAGTGGGCCGGATTTCACGACATGCACGATTTCAACAAGCAAGGACGAGTCCTCGTCGGTCTGACGGCGGCAACAGTTGTTGGCCTGGCGGCATTCGCAATGCCGGTTGGCCCGGCCATAGCGGCCGATGAGAAACCACGACGTTCAGGCCCACCGCCAATCGTGTTCACGGAATTTCCGAACGAGTGCGCCCGCTGCCACAAGGCGGATGGTCGTGGCGGACCAGCGTACGGCGGTTTCGCGGCCGACCTACGCGTCACGCTGCTCGATCACGATGGCCTGGTTTACGTGATCACCGTCGGGATTCGTGACCGCGGCATGCCAGAGTTCAAGAGCACGATGTCGAAGCGCGAAATAGCCGGCATCGCGACCTACATCGAAGATCACATCAAGGGCGTCTATTTCGACGATGCCGGCAACCGGATTACGGCTGAAGAGGCGGCGCAACTGGAAGGTCCGCGCCGCGCTGTTTCGCAGCAATAGTGTCTGAGACGGCAGACCGGAGCTTCGTTACGAACCGAAACCGGCCCCGCTGATCGCGTGGCGCCGCCAACGGAAGTTCCCGGAGCGGGTTACTCCGCCTCTGCGCGCAACGCTGCCTTGAGCTGCTCAGGCGTCAACATGCGTTCCAGTCGGCGCTTCCACGGGAT
This window of the Rhodospirillales bacterium genome carries:
- a CDS encoding cytochrome c, producing the protein MHDFNKQGRVLVGLTAATVVGLAAFAMPVGPAIAADEKPRRSGPPPIVFTEFPNECARCHKADGRGGPAYGGFAADLRVTLLDHDGLVYVITVGIRDRGMPEFKSTMSKREIAGIATYIEDHIKGVYFDDAGNRITAEEAAQLEGPRRAVSQQ